The following nucleotide sequence is from Fibrobacter sp. UWB13.
ACGATGGCGTATCTAAAATGAAATCGATCGGCGAGAACTATAGCACGCTTGACAAAATTATGGACAAAATTAGCAAGAAGCATATCTCCCTTTACTTCTACGGTCCATCGAGCCCCGCTACCGAGGTTCTCGAAGATTACCCGCGCGTTGTTTACCAAGATGTCATCGCTTATCAAGACAGGCATAGCCCCACAGAAACTTGGGACAGTCTGAACATCGGACGTGTTTTGGAAAGCCTTGGCAAGAGCATTTCGAGATCAGCCCTGTCCGCAACGGAAGAACCCGAGACAGAACGTGCCATCTACCATCAGGATACCTGGTCTGAGGATTCCTGGAATTAAGTTATTATTACAAAAAAGGATAAATCATGAGTGAAGAAAAAAGAGCCGACGTAGTATTCGTTGTGGACGCAAGCGACAGTATGAAACCCTGCTTCGACCAGTTGCGCAACAGCATCAAGAAATTTGTGGAACCGTTTAGAGAAGAAGGTTTTACATCGCTCCGTCTAGGACTCTTGGCATACAATGCAGGTCCAAGCAACGGCAAATGGGTTTACCGCAACACGTTCATCAACGGCGATGCTCCCGAAAACATGAACATCCTTTACGGTAACGATGAAGATGCGCAGGAATCACTGTTCACACGCTCTGGCGACGGTTTTGTCGATGTGGAAACATTCTGCAACCGCCTCGATTCCATCAAATGCTGCGCTGATGAAAATACACCGCTCGCTCTCGACTGCGCAAGCGACTTCCCGTTCGAACCGATTTGCACAACCAGAAGAATCATCATCGTATTTACCGACGAAAAGCTTGAAGATGGCGTTTTGAAACAAGAAGCCCTTGGCAATAACTGCTCGGAAATCGAAAAGGTAATGAACAAGATTACCAACCAGCGCCATGCATCTCTCTATTATTTCGGTCCACAGTGCGAAGGCGTTGAAGTAATGGAAGATTATCCCCGAGTTATCGTAACTAACGTCAAAGAATACAAGGAACGCGCCGAAGGTGAAGACATCTGGTCAAATATCGACTTCGAAAAAATCCTAGAAAGCATGGGTAAAAGTATTTCGCACTCGGTATTGGAAGTTGTAGACGAAGGTAATTTTGACAAAGCTGTTTACGGTCAAGACAAGTGGGACCTGGAAGCCTGGGGCAAGGACGAAGTCGGTGGAGTTATCGATATTACTGATGTGAAGGAAGGCGCCGTACTGGATGTCTCTGAACCACTAGAATGGGTAAATGCCCAAATGCTGTGGAAAACCCCTATCGACCTGGATATCCATGCTTTCTACAGATTAAAAAGTGGATACCATGGACATATCTTTTATAACAATAAAAGGGCTTACGGAATGGAACTGGATCACGATGCCGGTGTGGGAGACAAGCTCGATAGCCCTGAAGGCAACCAGGAAAATATTAAATGCAGCTCATTCAACAATATTGAACGCATGCTTATTGCAACTAAAATTTACCAAGAGCATGGTTGTTTTTCCGATTACAAAGGCGTCGTTAACGTAACTACAAGCAATCCGAGACAAAAAACAATCCAATGCAAAATGGAATCAAGAAAACGACTTGACTGGTGCGTTATCGCAATGATTGACAACAGTAACCCACAAAAGCCGCGAGTATTGCCCATCAACCAGGTTGTTGCAAATGAACCTAATGTAGATGATTCAGAATGGCTTTCAAAAAGAGCCTAAGCCAATAGCAATAAAAAGTTTTTAACGAGGAAAAAATGGCAGGTACAATTTTTTCTAAAGATGAAATTATCGAAGGCACGGACAATGGCGAACCTTACAAGTTCCAAGCCCTCAAAGATGGCGTTGAAGGCTCGGGTTCTATTTACGGTCCAGGAATTGACCTTCTCCATAATAACGAAAAGGTCTTCTTAAAAAAGTATGTGGATCCCGCTCCACGCTCACTCTGGTTCAACGCGTTCGTAGATTACCAGAAAAAAATCCAAAACAAGATTGAACAGTCCAGCAACGCCAAGCAATTGATTGCAGGCATCCACCGTTATTTTCAGGATAATCGTCGCCGTTTCTGGCAGACTATTGAATATGTTGAAAATAGCAAAGACATGAAGAAGTACCTAGAGTCTGACGACACTACTTGGGAACAGCGCATGATGTTTGCTAAGGTATTCATGTTTGCAATGAAGGTCTTGCACGAAGAACTGCGCCTCGTTCACGGAGACCTCAAACCCGCAAACTTGCTTTTGATTCCGCTGAATGGTGGAACTTACAGCGTCAAGCTCATTGACTTTGACCGTCCCATTCTCTTGGATGAAAGCGAAGTGCCTTGGAGTTCTGAAGGTTACATCGGTTCAGAAGGATACTTCTCTCCTGAACACAAAAAACGCCAACGCCCCACCGACAAGTCAGACGTGTTTACCTGCGGCTTGATTCTTTACGAATTACTAGCAAAGGAAGGTCATCCCTTCAACTACGCTACAGTATCGGCAGACTATAACGAAAATGCAGCCCCCATGCCACATCTGCTCGGCACGTTTGGCAACGAAGAAAGTGACAGACTCATTGAAGAAACTTTGCACCGCATGTTGGAGCCAAATCCTGACGACCGCCCAACAGCAAATGAGGTCTATCAAGTTTTTTTTAGAGCGGGCGGAAGCATCCGCCCTCAGACGCCAAAGGCAGCTCAAGATCATACAAGAGTCGCTCAACCAGCCTATTCAGCACCTGTTGCATCTGTTTCGGTGGTGACCAACCAGTCTCCAGTTGATGTCCAGGCGTTAAAAGGCGCTGCCGATGTCGTGTTCCTGTTAGATTCAACAGGTAGCATGACCCCTTGCATTACAGCATTAAAACAGCATATCCATTCGTTTATCGAAGCACTTGTCCATGGTGATGATGAACGGAATATTTCACCCGTCGAAGACTGGCGTGCACGCATAGTCGGTTTTAGAAATTTTGAAGACTGCAATAAGAGCGAGAAAAATGCAAAGCTGTACCGCAAATTTGGTGGCGGCGGCTGGCTCATTTCAAACCCGTTTACCCGTGACGAAAATGAACTGCATAGCCAACTCGACAAGCTCAAATCCTTCGGTGGCGGCAAAGCCCCGCAGGAATCTCTTCTCGACGCCTTAATGCTCGTGCTCAAATCAGGGTTTCTCCCCACAGGGCAACAAGACGCAGGCGAAGCCGATGGTGGCAGGGCATGGCGCACAAACGGTGTCGGTCGCATTGTCATCGTCTTTACCGACGCTGGCTACCACCCCACCATGAGCTACTGCGCCGAAAAGACGCTATTTGAAGAAGGCGCCCTTTACCCGCTTGACTTGAGAGGTGCAGGCTTGGACGAACTCCAACACGCCATCGAATCGGGATTCTTCAAAGTTTACGTCTTCGCTCCGAACATCAGCGATTACGATGAGCTAAGCGACCTTAGCAACGTTCTCATCATGCAAAGCGATGACGAAGACGAAGGTCTCGTCAAAATGATGAGCGATTCACAAATCGAACGCCTAATCGATGACATCGTCAAAGGCGTGAGCCGTTCTTCCAGTGACTTTAGGGAAATCCCGATTTAGGAGGTATCATGGGTTGGCACTGTCCAAAATGCAACTTTATGGTAGAAGATGGCGCATTCCAGTGCATGGCATGCGGCTACCACCAAGAAACACGATTGATCCTGACATCGGGTGTCGGGAATAAATGGCGTACATTAATCAGCGCCGAGATTACCCGCAGAACATACAAACGCCTGTACCCCGATACAGAACACCAGTATATCCCACGCAACGAAGGCGAGCACCCGTTTTCCGTCATCAAGGATGCCGAAAACAACTGGTTCTTGCAAGCCAACGGAAAAAGCCCCGTCGCCGTCACCCTTAACGGGAACCTCTGCGACCCTGCCAGGGAATACCTGCTAAACAACGGTGATTCGATTTCAATTGCATCACGAAGTGATTCATCGAGACAAGTTGCACCGCTGACAGTTTCGTTTATCTTAAAGGACGCTGTTTGACAATTATATAATTTAAGGAATTAAAGGTCGGTTGATATGAACAGAACAGAATTGAATGCCAAATGGGACGCCTATTGCCAAAACTTTGTCGGGCATGAGCCAGAAGGCTTTTCCCTAGAAAAAGTTGTCTTTGATGCCCAAAAGAAAGATTTCCCAAGCGAAACCTTGAAAAAGATTTCTATCGAAGACTGGATGGAATCGCTTTCTTTCCGCGGGGAATCCGCCATGTCGTTGCTTGGTCCTATGGAATGCAAGCGCGAAGAAATTCAGGAATACCTAAGCTTCTTGAAGCAAGGCAAAATCAAGATGGCATTCGATTACGAAGTCGGCAAAAGTGACCCGCTCCATGTCGTTCGTGAAAGCTCCAGCTTTGCTGGCAGGGAAATCTGGTTCATCGGCGACATTCACGGTGACCTTTTAGCATTCCAGTCCGCCATAGCGTTCATCAATTCTAATTCCAAAAGTAAACCGATATACGTCCTGCTTGGCGACATCTTCGACCGAAATGACTTCAGCTTGAACGTTGTCTTGGCAGTATTGCGCCTCTTAAAAAACAGCCCCGATTCCGTATTCATGATTGCAGGGAACCACGATGACGGCCTTTCGTGGGACGAAAACGGGAGAAAGTTCTCTTCTGTCATTACGCCGCAACAGTACACAGATTACCTGAACGCCATTGATGACGACCTCATCAGTTCCTTGATGGCAGAATTTATAAAGGTACTAAAAATCCTCCCGCTGGGACTCGTATTGCCGAACGGACTTTTAGCAACTCACGGTGGTGTCCCCTCGCGCCCCGACCGCAGCGTAAAAAACATTTGGGAAGGATTGAAGCCACAAGAAATCAAGAAACTTATTGCAGACAAGCGCTTGGAATTCCAGCGAAACCGCTTTATGGGCGAAGTCTCATCCGGGAGCAAGCTCGCCCCCGAATTCAGCTGGGTCGAAATTATCAACTTCAGCCATGCCGTAGAATCCGCTTACGGCGCACAAATCTCTGCATTGTTGCGCGGTCACGACCACTGCGACCTCTGTAGGCACGAATGGGCTAAATCCTCGTTCAAAGGCAACGAAAACTGCCGTGATTTTGAACGCGTCCAGAATGTCCTCACCATGACCACCATGACCTTGATGGACGACGGAGAAAAGCGAATATCCGGCTTTTTGAAGCGCGAAGTATCGTGCCCGTCTGTAGCCCATTACATTGATGGAACGCCATTGCCTAAAGTCTATACTCTAGAATTTTCTGCCGAAGAAGTGAAGAACTTCAGCAACAAAGTCCACCAGTATTTAGGCAAAGAATCTCTTGCGTATGTAGAAAGTCACTTAGAGCGCCTACAGGAAGACTTAGAGGAATGCGAAGAGGATAAAAAAGATAACGAAGAAAGACTCAACACCAAAAAGCCCCTTTGTGATGAACAGAAAAAAGCTGTCGAAAAAGCCAATTCACAAATGGCAACTTTAGAAAAAGAACTCAATAATATTATAATCGGAACAGAAAGAGCAAAAGCAGATATTGAAAGTCTAGAAGCAGAACAAAAAGCAACCGTCAACAACCGTAAAGCATTATTGGAAAAGATCAACGATAGTGAAAAGATTCTTAAAGAAAAGCAAAAAAACATTGATGAATGCAACAGAGCAATTGCAAAGTATAATGAAGAATTGAAAAATGCTGATAAAAAAGATGAATCCTTCTTCGAAAAACTAAAAAAAGCCAAAGAAAAGGTAATAGATTTCTTAGGATTGAGCGATCCTAACAAAAACTATACCCCAGACGAATTAAAGAATAAATTCAATAAAGTCGAAAGAGACACCTTCCAGCTGCAGTCAACATTAGAAGAAGACAACGAAAAGGCCGAAAAGTTGTCCAATCAACTGAAAACCATCGAACTCAAATTGAATGAAAAGAAAAACTTGTTAGCAATACTAAAAAAGCAAAAATCTGACAAAGAACCTGAACTGGAAAAAGCAAAGGATTCCGTCCGTAAAGAAACGCAAAAATACAACGAACAGCAAAACGAAATCAACCAGTACGAACGTAAAGTCAAGCTGGCCAAAGATGATATCGAAAGCATACAGCGCGATATAAAGCTTTGCAACACCCAAAAAGAACAATACACCCGCTGGATTTCTACGCAGAATTAAGGAGATGACGCCATGAGTGAAAATGAAGTGACTTTGAATCAAGATAGAGCGAAAACATCTCTAGAAAATGCAGAGATCTGCGTCAAGGAATATCTGGGAGAACGCGAACGTCCTGTTGTCTTTTATCAGTTTGATGACGCCGCATACTACTACCGCGAAAAGGCGATAAGTGCCGTCAAGAATGCCATCAATACAGCAGCTGAATGTGGCGATGAAATCTCCGAAGTTCAAGCCTATAAAAACCTTTTTGACGTTATCATTTGCAACCTAGAAACTTCAGAGAAAAAGAAACTTTTCAAGGACTGCTACGAGCCTCTAGTAAACATCTTGACAAATGATGTTGCAAAGGGTCTCCTGTATTACCAGCTAGGGCACAGTTCCGAAAAACTGGATATTCCATCCGAAAGCTTTTTCGAAAATGCCGTCAAGCTCAACAACAAGAACGTCCTTGACGAAGATGTATTCAAGACCAACCCGAAATTCATTTTCGACTGGCTTGAACTTTATTTGACCGATTCTGCGCAAAAAGACACTGCCGACGAATACGAAAAACTATTGACTGACATTGTCGAAAATACGGAAAGCGCAGGCGAATATTTCTACAAAATGGCAAATCTCTTGAAGGAAAAATCCCTCGCAGAGCGCGCCGATATCTACTATCGCTTATGCATTCCGCTAGGCTACAAGAACGCCGTCGAAGATTCGACCTTCTTTACTGAAAACTACGAAGATGAATTTATCGAATGGTTCAATAACCAGCTCGAAAAGCAGACCGACCTTGTTGCCATCAAAAACCAATGCTTTGTCAGTCTTTGGAAAGCCAATGAAAAGAACCTGTTCTCCCGCTCTAAAAAACTATGGGCAGAGAAAATCACCGATAAAGATTTTAAAACAGGTTGCAGAGAATACAGTATCTTTGCCGATGATGGTTTTGATTGGGCAGAAAACTGGCTCCTCGCTGAAATCGAAGACAAGAACGTACAAGGCGCCATTTCGGACAATGTCATTGAAAGATGGTTTAATGCTGAACGAAAGGATGAACAACGCGACATCGCCTTGGGCATGTTGTTTGTAAATGGTCGCTGTGCCCATTTTAAAAATTCTCAAAAGTACTACATTTGCATTTCCAAATACTATTTGGAGAAAGGAGAATTCATGGCCGCCCTGGCCTCCTTTCTTTGCACCGGCAAAAATGAAATTAGCGTTGCTTTTGATTATTCTGATTTTGAGCCTGTCCTGCGTAGCGCTGTTAAAAGCCATTATGTAGAACTGATCCAGCAAAAGATTGACGAAAAAATACCGGGAGCCTCCAGGAATCCGCTGCCCATCAGTACCGATTCTTATGGCAAGTTCACGGAAAAGAAAATCAATGGCTTGAACTCCTTGAAGCAATACATCCAGACAAACCGACTTACCGAAAAACTTTTCCGCAGCTCCACAGAAAAGCCGAACTGCACTCGCTATTTCCTGTTAAACAAGATGGCAGTTCTTGCAAAAAATTCCGACGATGTCGATTTCAGAGAACAAGAAAACTCATTCAGGGAACAGGCAAAATTGGAACTCAAGGACGCCATCAGTGATTTTGACACCATGGCACTATGCGTATGGCTTGAAGAACATATCTATTCCGAAAAAGCCGACGACAAGGCTACGGTTACCGTCCTTTGCGACCTGATTCAGAAAATAGAACCAAAAAAGCTCACCGCACCCTATTTGCTGCTAGCCAACTACTGGACATCCAAAAAAATCGACGATGACATTGTCCCGACAGTTCTATCGTGGATTCTAGATAATAGCAACGAATTGGACTGGTTTAAATCCACTACCGATTTAAAGGAACTTATTAAAAAGACTTTTGAAATATTATCTTTGAATAAGAAATGATTGAACCGATTGTGAATGGAGCTTTAAATGTTCTGTAATAACTGCCACCAGGACCTGAAGGATTTTGGAGAATTGATCGACAAAATCCAAAATTGCCCTCTTTGCGGAGGACCGTTAATCAAGACCCCGCCTAAAGTGGCACAAAAAGGCATATCCGAACTGCTCAACATTTTGGTCAATAATGCAGGTGAAAAAATCTACCTGTACGATGACCTTTTAAAAAGCGAACTGGAGAAAATCGACTCTCCAGAATTTGAAAATGCCCGTGACAAATTGCTCCTACTTACAATCAAGCATATCCCTTCAAGCATGTACAAAGTCAAGGATTTCTCCATTGGCGAAAAGCAGGAAGTTCTAGAAACCTGTTCCACCCGACTGATGCAGGATTTGGGATTGCAATTTGAACCGAGTGCGGAAATGCTAAATATTTTGCAGGAACGCATTTGGCAAAAGAAGTTACCGCTTTCCCAAAATTCTGGCGAAGGCATTTTCAAGGATCCTCGCGATGGGCGTGTCTACAAGACCGTAAAAATTGGTGATCAGGTCTGGATGAAGGAAGAACTGAAATATAAGTGTCCATTCCAAAACGAAGACGGCTTGATGTACTCTAAAAAATCACTCCGGTACCTAAACGTGCCCGGTTGGCGCCTCCCAACAAAAGACGATGTCACAAAGTTGATGGCAATGGCAAAACAAACAGGTTACGGAGACACGTCAAGCACCTTGATGTCACTTAAAGGCTGGGAAAAATTCAGTGTAACCCCTATAGATAAATTCGGATTTGGAGCGCAACCCTTCAAAGGATGTAATTACGTCCGTTATTGGCTAAAAGACGGCAACGTTTTCCAGATTTCGATAGGCAGTCTCGGAATAGCAACTGCATTTGAGGCTTATGTGCGCCTGATCAAGGACAACAATGTTGAAGAAACATCAAAGTCCAAAACAGTAAAGAAACCAGCCGCAAAAAAAGCCGCTGCCTGCAAAAGATAACCTTTAAATCACAATTTGAAATTGGAGCTTTAAATGTTCTGTAACAACTGCCATCAAGACCTTCAACAATTCGGCGCCTTGATTGAAAAATTTCAAAATTGCCCGCTATGCGGTGGGCTACTCATCAAGACCCCACCTAAAGCGGAACAAAAAGGCATCTCCGAACTGCTTGACATTTTGGTCAATAATGCAGGCGAAAAAATCTACCTTTACGACGATCTTTTAAAAAGCGAACTGGAAAAAATCAATTCTCCGGAATTCGAAAATGCCAGAGACAGGCTGTCGTTGCTTGTGACAAAGCACATTGCCTCGAGCATGTACAAAGTCAAGGATTTTTCCGATAACGAAAAACAGGAAGCTCTTGAAGCTTGCTCCAAGCGACTCTTTTTAGATTTAGGTTTGCGGTTCAGCGTAACCGCAAATATGCTGAATCTATTGCAAGAACGCATTTGGCAAAAAAAATTTTCGCTCTCCCCGAATTTCTCAAACGGCATTTTCAAAGACCCTCGCGATGGTCAAACCTACAAAACCGTAAAAATCGGTGACCAAGTCTGGATGAAGGAAGAACTGAAATACAAATGCCTAGGATTTGATCCTCAAACCAACTCCTACTCTTTGGAAGCTCTCAGATACGTTGCAGTAAAAGGCTGGAGACTTCCAACAAGAGAAGATTTTGTAAAACTAATCGAATATGCAGGAAAATCTGGTTATGGAGACCCTTCAAGCGTTCTGATGTCACAAAATGCAGGGTGGGAAAAATTCAACGTCACACCAACAGACAATCTCGGTTTCGATGCAAAACCCTATAAAGACAAAGACTATGTCACTTTTTGGAATGAAAAGGATTCTCAATCAAGTTCATGGTCAGCAAGTTCATGGGCGTTTTCAAGCTCTAAATCATCTGACAATTGCTTTTGCTGTATTATAACATTGGGAAAAGCTATATCAGGTAGCTCCAGTTACAACGGCAATTTTAACTACGTCCGTCTTATCAAGGAGTAAAAAATGATTGTCGATTTAAAAGATCTCGAAGACGAAATCAAGATGGTCAAGGGTCTCGCCAAAGATGCAGGCTCCGATGGTCGCGCTATGCTCCGCAGTGTCAAACAGGCAGAATCGCTACTCAATAAAGCCAAGCTCGCCGAAGCCAAAGGCGATTTCAAAAAAGAAGACGAACTGATCGAACAGATTCGTTCCCTTCTCTAAGCTAGTCATGTCGATTAACGATAAACTGTCGAATGCTGCTGCAAAACGCTCCCTGCAAGAACTCGTCTCCCGTTATGGGGAGGCGGCTTCTCTTGACTTATCCGCATACGATGGCAAATCAAGCTTGACAGAACAAGCCACAAGAAGTCTAAAAAGTATCGCAGAAAGTAGGCTCGGCAAAACCGCAGAAGAAGCAAGCCGCAATATACACCAACAAGCGGGCTTCTCAGCAGAAGTCATCGAAACAACCACAATCAATAAACAGCGAATCATCGATGGCAAAAACACGCGCAGTTTCCGTTACGACGATCTTGGCAATACAAACGACCAGCTCATCGATGTTGTCGATGCTGAACAAATGTCAGATGGCACCTGGAAAGAAATTTCCGGGACAGGCTATCAGATGAAATTTCTCGGGAAAAACGGCAGCGAAACTTTTGATAAGCTATGCAATTCAAAACACGACAAGTATTACGAAAGCGGTACGCCTGTTAAAATACCCAAGGATTTTTACGCTGATTTCTGCACTCAGGCAGACGCCAAAATAG
It contains:
- a CDS encoding metallophosphoesterase; translation: MNRTELNAKWDAYCQNFVGHEPEGFSLEKVVFDAQKKDFPSETLKKISIEDWMESLSFRGESAMSLLGPMECKREEIQEYLSFLKQGKIKMAFDYEVGKSDPLHVVRESSSFAGREIWFIGDIHGDLLAFQSAIAFINSNSKSKPIYVLLGDIFDRNDFSLNVVLAVLRLLKNSPDSVFMIAGNHDDGLSWDENGRKFSSVITPQQYTDYLNAIDDDLISSLMAEFIKVLKILPLGLVLPNGLLATHGGVPSRPDRSVKNIWEGLKPQEIKKLIADKRLEFQRNRFMGEVSSGSKLAPEFSWVEIINFSHAVESAYGAQISALLRGHDHCDLCRHEWAKSSFKGNENCRDFERVQNVLTMTTMTLMDDGEKRISGFLKREVSCPSVAHYIDGTPLPKVYTLEFSAEEVKNFSNKVHQYLGKESLAYVESHLERLQEDLEECEEDKKDNEERLNTKKPLCDEQKKAVEKANSQMATLEKELNNIIIGTERAKADIESLEAEQKATVNNRKALLEKINDSEKILKEKQKNIDECNRAIAKYNEELKNADKKDESFFEKLKKAKEKVIDFLGLSDPNKNYTPDELKNKFNKVERDTFQLQSTLEEDNEKAEKLSNQLKTIELKLNEKKNLLAILKKQKSDKEPELEKAKDSVRKETQKYNEQQNEINQYERKVKLAKDDIESIQRDIKLCNTQKEQYTRWISTQN
- a CDS encoding FISUMP domain-containing protein, with protein sequence MFCNNCHQDLQQFGALIEKFQNCPLCGGLLIKTPPKAEQKGISELLDILVNNAGEKIYLYDDLLKSELEKINSPEFENARDRLSLLVTKHIASSMYKVKDFSDNEKQEALEACSKRLFLDLGLRFSVTANMLNLLQERIWQKKFSLSPNFSNGIFKDPRDGQTYKTVKIGDQVWMKEELKYKCLGFDPQTNSYSLEALRYVAVKGWRLPTREDFVKLIEYAGKSGYGDPSSVLMSQNAGWEKFNVTPTDNLGFDAKPYKDKDYVTFWNEKDSQSSSWSASSWAFSSSKSSDNCFCCIITLGKAISGSSSYNGNFNYVRLIKE
- a CDS encoding FISUMP domain-containing protein — translated: MFCNNCHQDLKDFGELIDKIQNCPLCGGPLIKTPPKVAQKGISELLNILVNNAGEKIYLYDDLLKSELEKIDSPEFENARDKLLLLTIKHIPSSMYKVKDFSIGEKQEVLETCSTRLMQDLGLQFEPSAEMLNILQERIWQKKLPLSQNSGEGIFKDPRDGRVYKTVKIGDQVWMKEELKYKCPFQNEDGLMYSKKSLRYLNVPGWRLPTKDDVTKLMAMAKQTGYGDTSSTLMSLKGWEKFSVTPIDKFGFGAQPFKGCNYVRYWLKDGNVFQISIGSLGIATAFEAYVRLIKDNNVEETSKSKTVKKPAAKKAAACKR
- a CDS encoding VWA domain-containing protein codes for the protein MSEEKRADVVFVVDASDSMKPCFDQLRNSIKKFVEPFREEGFTSLRLGLLAYNAGPSNGKWVYRNTFINGDAPENMNILYGNDEDAQESLFTRSGDGFVDVETFCNRLDSIKCCADENTPLALDCASDFPFEPICTTRRIIIVFTDEKLEDGVLKQEALGNNCSEIEKVMNKITNQRHASLYYFGPQCEGVEVMEDYPRVIVTNVKEYKERAEGEDIWSNIDFEKILESMGKSISHSVLEVVDEGNFDKAVYGQDKWDLEAWGKDEVGGVIDITDVKEGAVLDVSEPLEWVNAQMLWKTPIDLDIHAFYRLKSGYHGHIFYNNKRAYGMELDHDAGVGDKLDSPEGNQENIKCSSFNNIERMLIATKIYQEHGCFSDYKGVVNVTTSNPRQKTIQCKMESRKRLDWCVIAMIDNSNPQKPRVLPINQVVANEPNVDDSEWLSKRA
- a CDS encoding protein kinase, whose protein sequence is MAGTIFSKDEIIEGTDNGEPYKFQALKDGVEGSGSIYGPGIDLLHNNEKVFLKKYVDPAPRSLWFNAFVDYQKKIQNKIEQSSNAKQLIAGIHRYFQDNRRRFWQTIEYVENSKDMKKYLESDDTTWEQRMMFAKVFMFAMKVLHEELRLVHGDLKPANLLLIPLNGGTYSVKLIDFDRPILLDESEVPWSSEGYIGSEGYFSPEHKKRQRPTDKSDVFTCGLILYELLAKEGHPFNYATVSADYNENAAPMPHLLGTFGNEESDRLIEETLHRMLEPNPDDRPTANEVYQVFFRAGGSIRPQTPKAAQDHTRVAQPAYSAPVASVSVVTNQSPVDVQALKGAADVVFLLDSTGSMTPCITALKQHIHSFIEALVHGDDERNISPVEDWRARIVGFRNFEDCNKSEKNAKLYRKFGGGGWLISNPFTRDENELHSQLDKLKSFGGGKAPQESLLDALMLVLKSGFLPTGQQDAGEADGGRAWRTNGVGRIVIVFTDAGYHPTMSYCAEKTLFEEGALYPLDLRGAGLDELQHAIESGFFKVYVFAPNISDYDELSDLSNVLIMQSDDEDEGLVKMMSDSQIERLIDDIVKGVSRSSSDFREIPI